Proteins encoded by one window of Pristiophorus japonicus isolate sPriJap1 chromosome 17, sPriJap1.hap1, whole genome shotgun sequence:
- the leo1 gene encoding RNA polymerase-associated protein LEO1, translated as MADMADLFGSEADSEVDHKDFDSGSGSGSDSEQEQAASESNPSGSESEREDGNEDEAEREAAKPSNKELFGEDSEDEVGSRHSGSDDGSDNQSIASAHSDQDDIQHSEVEQHSGSEEQQFDHEDDDNRSDAGSVHSDAGSVRSDAASVRSDAGSAHSDAGSARSEAGSARSEAGSAHSDGSARSEAGSARSEAGSARSEAGSARSEAGSARSEAGSVRSDAGSACSDAGSVRSHSEAGNVHSDAGSVHSRSDVVSNHSHSDAASNQSDAEGSGKEVHSENEKWERESRSDQSDEEEKPHHSEEEQHLSDDEQEHKSVSARGSDSEEEIVRHKPKKIIASDSDSDSDVKNKDKIEGDDLFGGADDISSDSEGEKPPTPGQPADEYGMDHDHPEEETIPETRIEVEIPKVNTDLGNDLYFVKLPNFLSVEPRPFDSQYYEDEFEDEEMLDEEGRTRLKLKVENTIRWRVRKDEEGNDLRESNARIVKWSDGSMSLHLGNEVFDVYKAPLQGDHNHLFIRQGTGLQGQAVFKTKLTFRPHSTDSATHRKMTLSLADRCSKTQKIRILPMAGRDPESQRSEMIKKEEERLKASIRRESQQRRMREKQSQRGLSSSYLEPDRYDEEEEGDETISLAAIKNKYKGGIRAERDRIYSSDSDEGSDDDKAQRLLKAKKLDSDEEGEHSGKRKAENDEKGSSKRAKKYVISDEEEDDE; from the exons ATTTTGACTCTGGATCTGGATCAGGCTCTGATTCGGAGCAGGAACAAGCAGCGTCAGAAAGCAATCCTTCCGGGAGTGAAAGTGAGAGGGAAGATGGGAATGAGGATGAAGCTGAGAGAGAGGCTGCCAAGCCGAGCAATAAAGAGTTATTTGGAGAGGACAGTGAGGATGAAGTAGGCTCCAGACACAGTGGAAGTGATGACGGGTCCGATAACCAGTCCATAGCTTCAGCACACTCTGATCAAGACGACATTCAGCATTCGGAGGTAGAACAGCACAGCGGCTCGGAAGAGCAACAGTTTGATCATGAAGATGACGACAATCGTTCTGATGCGGGCAGTGTGCACTCTGATGCGGGCAGTGTACGCTCTGATGCGGCCAGTGTGCGCTCTGATGCTGGCAGTGCTCATTCGGATGCTGGCAGTGCGCGTTCGGAGGCTGGCAGTGCGCGTTCGGAGGCTGGCAGTGCCCATTCTGATGGCAGTGCCCGTTCGGAGGCTGGCAGTGCCCGTTCGGAGGCTGGCAGTGCCCGTTCGGAGGCTGGCAGTGCCCGTTCGGAGGCTGGCAGTGCGCGTTCGGAGGCTGGCAGTGTCCGTTCAGATGCTGGCAGTGCGTGTTCAGATGCGGGCAGCGTCCGATCCCACTCCGAAGCTGGCAACGTCCATTCCGATGCTGGCAGCGTCCATTCCCGATCTGATGTCGTCAGTAACCATTCTCACTCTGATGCTGCCAGTAACCAATCGGATGCTGAGGGTTCTGGAAAGGAGGTGCATTCTGAGAATGAGAAATGGGAGAGAGAGTCCAGAAGTGACCAATCAGATGAAGAGGAAAAACCGCATCATTCCGAAGAGGAACAGCACCTTTCAGACGACGAGCAAGAACATAAATCGG TTTCTGCAAGAGGCAGTGACAGTGAAGAAGAAATAGTTCGACACAAGCCAAAGAAAATAATTGCTTCAGATTCGGACTCTGACAGCGATGTAAAAAATAAAG ATAAAATAGAAGGAGATGATCTTTTTGGGGGTGCAGATGATATTTCATCTGACAGCGAAGGTGAGAAGCCCCCTACTCCAGGCCAACCTGCT GATGAGTACGGCATGGATCACGACCACCCAGAAGAAGAAACGATCCCAGAAACACGGATAGAAGTAGAGATTCCTAAAGTGAACACAGATTTAGGAAATGACCTGTACTTTGTTAAACTGCCTAACTTTCTCAGTGTGGAGCCCAG ACCATTCGATTCCCAGTACTATGAAGATGAATTTGAAGATGAGGAAATGTTGGATGAAGAAGGTAGAACAAGACTTAAACTAAAG GTTGAGAACACAATTCGCTGGCGAGTGCGTAAAGATGAAGAAGGAAATGACTTGCGCGAAAGTAATGCTCGAATAGTAAAATGGTCAGACGGAAG TATGTCCTTGCATCTGGGAAATGAAGTTTTTGATGTCTACAAGGCCCCACTTCAAGGGGACCATAACCATCTGTTTATTAGACAGGGAACTGGTTTGCAAGGTCAGGCAGTCTTCAAAACCAAACTTACCTTCAG GCCTCACTCCACAGACAGTGCTACCCACAGGAAGATGACCCTATCTCTGGCAGATAGGTGTTCAAAAACACAAAAGATTCGAATCCTTCCTATGGCTGGCAGAGATCCCGAATCCCAGCGTTCTGAAATGATAAAG AAAGAGGAGGAGCGCCTTAAGGCTTCTATTCGCCGAGAGTCTCAGCAGCGCAGAATGAGAGAGAAGCAGAGTCAACGAGGCCTCAGCTCCTCCTACCTGGAGCCTGATCGGTACGATGAGGAAGAGGAAGGTGATGAGACCATCAGCCTTGCAGCCATCAAGAACAAATACAAGGGAGGCATTAGAG CGGAGCGTGACCGGATTTATTCCTCCGATAGTGATGAGGGGTCTGATGACGACAAAGCACAGAGGCTCCTAAAAGCCAAGAAGCTTGACAGTGATGAG GAAGGTGAGCATTCTGGAAAGAGAAAAGCGGAGAATGATGAGAAAGGTAGCAGCAAAAGGGCAAAGAAGTATGTGATTAGTGATGAAGAGGAAGATGACGAATAA